The window TTCCCGGGCTCACAAAGGGCCGCCAAGAAGGCGGTGAGTGGCGTGCCGTAGTATTTGGCTACCCGCGCCTTGAGCGCGTCAGAGAGGGCCGCTGCGTCGTCGAAGCCACTCAACACGTCGAACATCCCGAGACCTTTACTGGCGTCCGCTGGCACGGCGAGCATGCGCACCTCCATACCGGCTTTCAGCTCCTTGTTTGCCTCGGCCATGTGCTGCGCCAACGTCTTCTCGCCCGTCGAGAGAAACAGCAACCGCCACTCTTGTACCTGTCGGCCCGCTTGTCCTCGGTCATTGGCACGAGCCTTCGGTGCCATTACCGAGCATGTACACCATTTCATCGATGATGCGCGGGTTGCACATGCCAATTTCATCCAGTACGAGGAATCGAGTGGAATTAGGGGCAGATGTATTTCTCCTGACCCCGGTATTTCGAATCGATAGCTTCTACGGCCCCCCAACCGCAGCTATCCAACACCGCCCACACTAGCCACTAACTCGATATTCGTGCCTCTGCAGGTGCATTGCCGACGGATCGAGCGAGCCTACGAAGCTCGATTATGCATTGATTTATGCATAAATGCATATTTTTGTTGATTTCATTGCTGTGTTTTTATACAGTATTTTTGCCTTGTTCGCTCCCAGCTCTAGAGGCGGAGGGCAACACAGGCACGGAAGCCGTAGGTCTCGATAGAGACCTTAACAGTGCTGATATCCCACTGATCAACAGTGTGATCTCATATTAGGAGAACATCATGTCTACAAACGGAACCATAGAATTACCCCCAATCATAATTACACCTAATCCGCCGCCGCTGCAGCCGCCCAAACCGATACCAGGTGGTGGATACATTGCGAAACCCCAACCATGGGTTAAGGGGGTCGGCCCCATAACCAAGCTTAGTGATCTGCGAATAAATCTAGATCACGACAGTGCGGCAGTTTCCATATTTGTGGTGGCGGCTGGCTCCCTAAAAACAATTGAAGACGCATACAAAGCCAGTGTGCGAAATATTCCTGCCAATCTTGAACTTCAAATTAATGCAGCTACTGGATCAAATGTTAATGAATCGCTACAGGGGCTGAAGAAAAAAAAGGCTTCGATTGACGCCCTTTTGCTGGCCAAGCAAGCTGAGGCTAAGAGTGATACTGCAAAATCCAGATCTTTTTTTGGAAGGGATTTTTTAAGTAAAGACTTTAAGCAGAACGGAGTCGATTTTGCAAATAGGATTTACTCTCGTCGTGATAAGGATGCATATTATAATCTTTTTATCGCGGCTGGTACTGCGGCATACAATGTTAAGGTTTTAACCGAGGAGATTAGAATTCTCACTGCGAAAACTAAGACTTTCGCGACGAAGATTGCGGTAGCCCAAGCGGCGGAAGAGAAGGCCAAGGCTGAAGCTAAGCGGTTGGCAGAAGAGAAAGCCAAAGCCGAAGCTAAGCGGTTGGCGGAAGAGAAGGCTAAAGCCGAAGCAGAGGCTAAGCGATTGGCAGAGGAAAAGGCCAAGGCAGATGACGAGTTAAAGGATGCTATTAAATTTACTGCTGATTTTTACAAAGATATAAGTGAGAGATTTGGCACGCAGATGTCGACTTTAGCTCAACAGATGTCTGAGGATGCGAAAGGCAAAGTACTTCGAAGCGCTGATGAAGCTTTGCGAGCATTCGATCAGTACAAGGATAATCTGAACAAGAAATTTAATGTCACTGATCGGACGGCAATTGCTAACGCTCTTGAGTCGTTAGATAGGGGCGAGTTGGCAAAGAATCTAAATATTTTTGGTAAGGCTTTTGGGTACGTGGGGAAAGCTATTGACGCCATGGATCTGCTTGTCGAAATCAAAAAAGGTTATGAGACTGGTGACTGGAACAGTACGGTATTGAAAGTTGAAACTCTATTTGCCGGCGCAGCCGCGACGGGTCTGATAGCATTTGCATTCGGTCTATCAGTTACCACCCCTATGGGTATTGTTGCATTTGGTCTCATCATGGCGTTGGTAAGTGCGTTTATTAATGATGCACGTGTCAAGATGTATAACGATGCTCTTGATTCGGTTTTGAGCCGATAGCAGAAATTAGAGCGGTCTATTTAGGCCGCTCTCTTTATCCAAAGATATATTAAAAAGCCACCGCCCAAAGGTATTGCTGTAGCCATGCATATGAATAAATATATCACGTAGAGTCCGTTTTTTCCGGGGCTCTCAGTCAATAGTCCAGTTGTCCAAAACTCACGGCTGGTAAAGCGCAAGCATGTATCTTCAATAAGCTTTCGGGAAAAAGGAAAAAGGAAGGCGCTGCAGAAAGATATAGCTAGATAGCTAAGGTTTACCGCTTCGTATAACGGCTCGTTGTAAAACCAAACGGTTAGGCCCAGTGCGAGTAGGCTGAGGGAAATTAATAGATTGTTAAGGTAATATTTTTTGTTCAAGGGGCTCTCGAAAATCATGTTGAGTTTAGTTCGATTTTTACGTCTTGTATGGTAGGTTGTTTATCGGCGCTCGCAGGTCTTGATTGCTGAGCTAAATAATATAATAGATGTGTAATTATTAAGATGTAGAATTCAATTCCTTCTGATGTCTATATGGTGTCGTTATTCTACTCTGGGCATCCTGCCAATCTCAAGACTCAAACTGGCGGTGTTGATACCCTTGGCCCACCGCAGGCGGCATATTTCGAAAAGGGAGATCGTTAAATTGTAGGTTTAGAGATGCTTTATTTTTCCTAAATGTACCCAAATGCGATTATCGGGGCACGAATCTCGTCGCTGACCACACGGTAATGAAGCCACAACCGCGACATTTTCAGCCTTTGAAATCCGACAAAACAAACGACGTACAGCTAGTAAGATAAGCCGCAACCCTCTCCAACGACGGCATCACCTCGCTACACGACTCGGTGCGCTCCCCATTAGCCTCCCGAGTCAGTCCAACGGTATACCCGCCCTCAACCCGCCGCAGGGTGCCAACATATTTAACCGCACGACCTTCTTCGTCACTA is drawn from Pseudomonas rhizophila and contains these coding sequences:
- a CDS encoding colicin-like pore-forming protein; protein product: MSTNGTIELPPIIITPNPPPLQPPKPIPGGGYIAKPQPWVKGVGPITKLSDLRINLDHDSAAVSIFVVAAGSLKTIEDAYKASVRNIPANLELQINAATGSNVNESLQGLKKKKASIDALLLAKQAEAKSDTAKSRSFFGRDFLSKDFKQNGVDFANRIYSRRDKDAYYNLFIAAGTAAYNVKVLTEEIRILTAKTKTFATKIAVAQAAEEKAKAEAKRLAEEKAKAEAKRLAEEKAKAEAEAKRLAEEKAKADDELKDAIKFTADFYKDISERFGTQMSTLAQQMSEDAKGKVLRSADEALRAFDQYKDNLNKKFNVTDRTAIANALESLDRGELAKNLNIFGKAFGYVGKAIDAMDLLVEIKKGYETGDWNSTVLKVETLFAGAAATGLIAFAFGLSVTTPMGIVAFGLIMALVSAFINDARVKMYNDALDSVLSR
- a CDS encoding colicin E1 family microcin immunity protein codes for the protein MIFESPLNKKYYLNNLLISLSLLALGLTVWFYNEPLYEAVNLSYLAISFCSAFLFPFSRKLIEDTCLRFTSREFWTTGLLTESPGKNGLYVIYLFICMATAIPLGGGFLIYLWIKRAA